One genomic window of Augochlora pura isolate Apur16 chromosome 5, APUR_v2.2.1, whole genome shotgun sequence includes the following:
- the Eff gene encoding ubiquitin-conjugating enzyme E2 eff has product MALKRINKELQDLGRDPPAQCSAGPVGDDLFHWQATIMGPPDSPYQGGVFFLTIHFPTDYPFKPPKVAFTTRIYHPNINSNGSICLDILRSQWSPALTISKVLLSICSLLCDPNPDDPLVPEIARLYKTDREKYNELAREWTRKYAM; this is encoded by the exons ATGGCtttaaaacgaattaataag GAACTTCAGGACCTTGGAAGAGATCCACCGGCACAATGCTCTGCTGGTCCTGTAGGAGATGATT TATTCCACTGGCAGGCAACTATTATGGGACCA cctGACAGTCCATATCAAGGAGGAGTATTTTTCCTTACAATTCACTTCCCCACAGATTACCCATTCAAACCACCTAAg GTTGCTTTTACAACTAGAATTTATCATCCAAATATAAACAGTAATGGAAGTATTTGTTTGGATATTTTAAGATCGCAATGGTCCCCAGCACTCACCATATCAAAGG tGTTACTGTCAATATGCTCTTTGCTCTGCGATCCAAATCCAGACGACCCTCTGGTACCAGAGATAGCAAGGTTATACAAAACCGACAGGGAGAAGTACAATGAATTGGCACGTGAATGGACGCGCAAGTATGCCATGTGA